In one window of Chelmon rostratus isolate fCheRos1 chromosome 19, fCheRos1.pri, whole genome shotgun sequence DNA:
- the arid6 gene encoding AT-rich interaction domain 6 has product METQAHMDMAHREMREERTNESVEKTREMEKQFLKDLYVFMKKRDTPIERIPNLGFKQIDLFLMFKTVRDLGGYHQVTAQQLWKQVYNMLGGNPRSTSAATCTRRHYEKLLLPYECHVKGISMNTFRHHQPKHFHYANYSKDDDDGQRPAKRKLLSIPLCQNLHTPLRDGHGSAFLLPLHYPHYYHPSPAVMSPHVPISSSVLAPNTPPAPQPRVSFDQYGLNPTERVKEPLEHLRFLAERYKTSSGLIEPLNLSVKASGRDSNSNPASSFAPPSSSKNPKFLNQPSPLYTPHCPQVVRNERCETQDGEACLGDAPYSYPAKAREAYVTDVKAIAGSSSPAYESAPTLRADEGAAVTAQSPSSPKSDFTMQQGEKREGGFDLRGLNLSRMLPDLPQENNGEMEIEVPLSVFYNWLRLCRSSAEMHGDKQLPALPALEEHSRQSNCSDADVLPTNLTFRVNPQPQSSAAEDLRVGQRNLPGPIPNIQTTGYLPNMSQNPFTSYKPLPPGGILKNAASQDVYPCDQQDINKSYCSKPPHCWDAYGQESHTPPFQAKPDSNPLVAQQNLPASKSYSADAVQGGKERAEMGPSAVLMLNSSSTSLLHLTNEEVMKLKKIISHSNTTLKLSHTAPLFHVPHLTN; this is encoded by the exons ATGGAAACACAG GCACACATGGATATGGCACACAGGGAGATGCGAGAGGAGAGGACCAACGAGTCGGTGGAGAAAACcagagaaatggagaaacaGTTCCTGAAAGACCTCTACGTTTTCATGAAGAAGAGAGATACGCCCATAGAGAGGATCCCAAACCTGGGCTTCAAACAAA ttgATCTATTTTTGATGTTCAAGACTGTCAGAGACTTGGGTGGCTACCACCAG GTGACGGCTCAGCAGCTGTGGAAGCAAGTGTACAACATGCTCGGCGGAAACCCTCGAAGCACGAGCGCAGCCACCTGCACCCGCAGACACTACGAGAA GCTGCTTCTGCCGTACGAATGCCACGTTAAAGGCATATCTATGAACACCTTCCGCCATCATCAGCCGAAGCACTTCCACTACGCCAACTACAGCAAAGACGACGACGATGGCCAGAGACCAGCTAAACGCAAGCTGCTATCAATACCTCTGTGCCAG AACCTGCACACCCCCCTGAGGGACGGACATGGGAGTGCCTTCCTCTTGCCGCTCCATTACCCTCACTACTATCACCCAAGCCCTGCAGTTATGTCCCCCCATGTGCCTATCTCCTCCTCAGTGTTGGCACCAAATACACCGCCGGCCCCCCAGCCCAGGGTTTCCTTCGATCAATATGGTCTAAACCCAACAGAGAGGGTGAAGGAGCCACTGGAGCACTTGCGCTTCCTGGCAGAACGGTACAAGACCTCATCTGGACTGATCGAGCCTCTGAACCTCAGCGTTAAAGCGTCAGGACGGGACAGCAACAGCAACCCCGCCTCATCGTTCGCCCCACCTTCGTCCAGCAAGAACCCAAAGTTTTTGAACCAGCCGTCCCCTCTGTACACTCCCCACTGCCCACAGGTGGTGAGAAACGAAAGATGCGAGACGCAAGATGGCGAGGCGTGTTTGGGAGACGCACCGTATTCTTACCCTGCGAAAGCCAGGGAGGCGTACGTCACTGACGTCAAAGCGATCGCAGGCTCCAGCAGCCCCGCGTACGAGTCTGCTCCGACTCTTAGAGCGGACGAGGGCGCCGCCGTAACGGCCCAAAGTCCCAGCTCCCCAAAATCAGACTTTACAATGCAgcaaggagaaaagagggaggggggtttCGACTTAAGAGGGCTCAATCTCAGTCGTATGCTGCCCGACCTCCCTCAAGAGAACAACGGCGAGATGGAAATCGAGGTGCcgctgtctgtgttttacaacTGGCTCAGGCTGTGCAGGTCCTCAGCCGAGATGCATGGAGATAAGCAGCTACCGGCTCTTCCTGCTCTGGAGGAACACTCTCGGCAAAGCAACTGTTCCGACGCGGACGTCCTCCCGACAAACCTGACATTTCGGGTGAATCCCCAACCACAGAGCTCGGCGGCCGAGGATCTGAGGGTGGGGCAGAGGAATTTGCCAGGCCCCATACCAAACATCCAGACAACCGGTTATCTCCCTAATATGAGCCAAAATCCTTTCACCAGCTACAAGCCTTTGCCTCCAGGTGGCATTCTGAAAAATGCAGCCAGTCAGGATGTCTATCCGTGTGATCAGCAGGATATTAATAAGTCATACTGCTCCAAACCTCCACATTGCTGGGATGCGTACGGCCAGGAGAGCCACACTCCCCCCTTCCAAGCCAAACCTGACTCTAACCCCCTCGTAGCTCAGCAAAACCTCCCAGCCTCTAAGTCCTACAGTGCAGACGCGGTccagggagggaaggagagggccGAGATGGGACCCTCGGCCGTGCTGATGCTGAATTccagctccacctctctgctgcacctcaCCAATGAGGAGgtgatgaagctgaagaaaaTCATCTCACACTCCAACACCACACTGAAGCTGAGCCACACTGCACCGCTCTTTCATGTGCCGCATCTAActaattaa